One window of the Trifolium pratense cultivar HEN17-A07 linkage group LG2, ARS_RC_1.1, whole genome shotgun sequence genome contains the following:
- the LOC123911207 gene encoding zinc transporter 8-like: protein MGFKKSINQFVFTILILLIIPTLIAAECTCDKEDEDRNKAKALFYKIAALISILIASAIGVFIPLLGKVIPALSPEKNIFFVIKAFAAGVILSTGFIHVLPDAFENLTSPCLNEHPWGDFPFTGFVAMCTAMGTLMVETYATAYFQNQYSKKAPAQGESHVAVSDVEKEAGEHHGHVNVHTHASHGHAHGRVSLDQNSDQSLELLRHRVISEVLELGIIVHSIIIGISLGACETPKTIRPLVAALTFHQFFEGMGLGSCITQANFKNLSITLRGLFFALTTPAGIGIGIAISSVYDENSSTALIVEGIFNAASAGILIYMALVDLLAADFMNPRMQKSGRLRLGCNLSLLLGAGCMSLLAKWA from the exons ATGGGGTTCAAAAAAAGTATTAATCAATTTGTTTTTACTATTTTGATCCTATTAATAATTCCGACTCTAATCGCCGCTGAATGCACATGTGATAAGGAAGATGAAGATAGAAACAAAGCCAAAGCTCTATTTTACAAAATAGCTGCTTTGATATCGATACTAATTGCAAGTGCAATTGGTGTTTTCATCCCACTTCTTGGTAAAGTGATACCGGCATTAAGCcctgaaaaaaatatattctttgtCATCAAAGCCTTTGCGGCCGGGGTGATATTATCCACCGGTTTCATTCATGTTCTACCTGATGCTTTTGAGAATCTTACTTCTCCTTGTTTAAATGAACATCCTTGGGGTGATTTTCCGTTCACCGGTTTTGTGGCTATGTGTACCGCTATGGGGACTCTTATGGTTGAAACTTATGCCACTGCTTATTTTCAGAATCAATATTCTAAAAAGGCTCCGGCACAGGGTGAGAGTCATGTGGCGGTCTCGGACGTGGAAAAGGAAGCCGGAGAGCATCATGGACATGTGAATGTTCATACTCATGCATCACATGGTCATGCACATGGCCGCGTTTCTTTGGATCAGAACTCGGATCAGTCGTTAGAACTTCTTCGTCATAGGGTTATATCAGAG GTGTTGGAGTTGGGAATTATTGTTCACTCTATTATAATAGGAATTTCTTTAGGTGCTTGTGAGACTCCAAAAACCATAAGGCCACTAGTAGCTGCATTGacttttcatcaattttttgaagGCATGGGACTTGGAAGTTGTATAACTCAG GCTAATTTCAAGAATCTATCAATTACACTAAGGGGATTATTCTTTGCTTTGACAACTCCAGCTGGGATTGGAATTGGTATAGCGATCAGTAGTGTCTATGATGAGAACAGTTCAACTGCCCTTATTGTTGAAGGAATCTTCAATGCAGCTTCAGCTGGGATCTTAATCTATATGGCACTTGTTGATCTTCTTGCAGCTGATTTTATGAATCCAAGAATGCAAAAGAGTGGTAGACTTAGATTAGGATGCAATCTATCTCTTCTACTAGGAGCTGGTTGTATGTCTCTTTTGGCCAAATGGGCTtag